GGCGGGTAATTTGCGTGATGCCGTAAAACAGAAATTTGGTGATGACGAACGTGCGCGCCGGCGCTTTTGGGAAGTCGCACTGGACGGACCCGCAGCAGAACGCGCGCTGGCCGGTGATGAGGTTGGTGCCACGCAAAGCCTGCAAACCACGCTGGCAGCAGCCGACAGCGCCAGCCTGCAACAAGGCGCGGTGTACCTGGTCGGCGCCGGTCCGGGCAATCCGGATTTGCTCACTTTCCGGGCTTTACGGTTGATGCAGAAAGCCGATGTGGTGCTTTACGACAATCTGGTCTCTCCGGCGATTCTGGAACTAGTCCGGCGCGATGCCGAACGCATTTACGTGGGCAAGAAAGCCGACAACCACGCGCTGCCGCAAGAAGAAATCAATCGCCTGCTGGTCAAGCTGGCGCAGCAAGGCAAAACCGTGCTGCGGCTGAAAGGGGGCGATCCGTTCATCTTTGGTCGTGGCGGTGAAGAGATCGAAGAACTGGCCGAAAACGGCGTGAGCTTTGAAGTGGTGCCAGGGATTACCTCGGCCGCCGGCGCATCGTGCTACGCCGGGATTCCGCTGACCCACCGTGATTACGCGCAGTCGGTGACGTTTGTCACCGGCCACCGCCGCGCTGGCGAAATTGAACTGGACTGGCCACGCTTGACCAACCCCAACGAGACCATCGTGATTTACATGGGCGTCAAACAGGCACCCCGCATTTGCGAGCAACTGATTGCCCACGGCCGCACCGCGGATACGCCCGTTGCCATCGTGCAGCAGGCCACCACGCCGCAGCAGAAAACAGTGATTGGCACCTTGAGTACCCTGCCCCATTTGATTGAAGCCGCAGGCATCAAGCCGCCTGCCCTCATCATCGTGGGGAACGTGGTTACGCTGGCGGATAAGCTGGCCTGGCGCAAGAGCCAAGCTTGAAGAATACAAGAGCAGCTTGAAGTGGGATAAGCAACACCGCACCGCCCTTTCGATCTTAAAATTTAACTTATTTCAGTGACTTGCAATGGACTTTGTCTTTCTTTCTCAAAATGTTGATCAGACAAGACCGCTGCTTTATCTCTGGGAAATTATTGATCTGGATACAGGAAAATTGCTGCACAGCTATGTAGGAAAAGCGAAGGGCGGCAGCAGCCGACCGCTAAAGCACTATCGTAGGAATGTCGCAAATCTATTGGCGAACAAGCCATATCGTAAAGGCAGTCCAGATGGATTTCGTGCATCGCATAGGGCTCTGGCCCAAGCAGTGACGACCGGGCATCGTATCGTGCTAACGTTGCTGTACAACGTTGATATTGAAAAAATCAATGAAGCAGAGAGCCGGGAAATATTGAAGCGGCAGCCAGATTTGAATGCGATGCCGTGACTATATTTGATAGCCTGCATAACGTGCCCACAACCCCTTTCCTATCAACAACTTTTCAATACTGCCCCGCCTTTCAGCGGAAAAAAATTCCGCATCACGCCGCGCTTGAAATGAGGTTATTGGTGCCCATCTTTTGTGCAATAACGCACATTTACAGAGGGCCACCATGCGCTTTGACAAACTCACAACCAAATTTCAGCAAGCCTTCGCTGACGCCCAAAGCATGGCGCTCGGCAACGACAACAGCTATATCGAGCCACAGCATTTGCTGCTGGCCTTGCTCAACGACAATGAATCTGGCGTCGGCGCCCTGCTCGCCCGCGCTGGTGCCAATGTGCAGCCGCTCAAGCAAGCGCTGCAAGAGTCGATTGATCGTCTGCCCAAGGTGGAAGGCAACGGCGGCGAAATCACCGTCTCGCGAGATCTGTCCAACCTGCTGAACCTGACCGACAAAACCGCCAGCAAACGCGGCGATCAGTTTATCTCCAGTGATTCGTTCATCCTGGCGCTGGCTGATGACAAGAGCGATGCAGCCAAACTGCTCAAGCAACAAGGTGGCAACAAGAAAGCCATTGAAGCGGCGATTGATGCCGTGCGCGGCGGCGGTTCGGTGGATAGTGCCGACGCTGAACAGAACCGCGAAGCGCTCAATAAATACTGTCTGGATCTGACCGAGCGCGCCCGCCAAGGCAAGCTGGACCCAGTCATTGGCCGCGATGACGAAATCCGTCGCGCCATTCAGGTTCTGCAACGCCGCACCAAGAACAACCCGGTGTTGATCGGTGAGCCCGGCGTAGGCAAGACCGCCATTGTGGAAGGCCTGGCGCAACGGATCATCGAAGGCGAAGTTCCCGATTCGCTCAAGCACAAGCGCTTGCTGGTGCTGGACCTCGCGTCCCTGCTGGCTGGCGCAAAGTATCGCGGCGAGTTTGAAGAGCGCCTGAAAGCCGTGCTGAACGAACTGGCGAAAGATGAAGGCTCGACGATTATCTTTATCGATGAGCTGCACACGCTGGTTGGCGCTGGTAAAGCAGAAGGTGCAATGGACGCGGGCAATATGCTCAAGCCCGCGCTGGCTCGCGGCGAGCTGCATTGCATTGGCGCGACCACGCTGGATGAATACCGTAAATACATAGAGAAAGACGCCGCGCTGGAACGGCGCTTCCAGAAAGTGCTGGTCGATGAACCGAGCGTGGAAGACACCATCGCCATCCTGCGCGGACTGCAGGAGAAATATGAGATTCACCACGGGGTGGAGATCACCGACCCGGCGATTGTGGCGGCAGCCGAACTGAGCCACCGCTATATCACCGACCGCTTCTTGCCCGACAAAGCAATCGACTTGATCGATGAAGCTGCGGCCAAGATCAAGATGGAAATCGACTCCAAACCGGAGTCGATGGACAAGCTCGACCGCCGTATCATCCAGCTCAAGATTGAACGCGAAGCCGTCAAAAAAGAGAAAGACGAAGCCTCTCGCCGTCGCCTGGCGCTAATCGAAGACGAGATCGGCACCTTGGGTAAGGAATACTCGGATCTGGAAGAAATCTGGAAAGCCGAGAAAGCCGCCGTGCTGGGTAGCCAGTCGATTCGTGAGGAGCTTGAACAGGTCAAGCTAGCCATGGATGCCGCCCGCCGCCGGGGCGAGTGGGACAAAGCGTCCGAGTTGCAATACGGCAAGCTGCCCGAGCTTGAGGCGCAGTTGAAGGTCGCCGAAGCAGCCGAAGGCCAGGATAAGCCAAATCGTTTGTTGCGCACGCAAGTAGGCGCGGAAGAAATTGCCGAGGTGGTCAGCCGCTCGACCGGCATTCCGGTCAGCCGCATGATGCAAGGCGAGCGCGACAAGCTGCTGGGCATGGAAGACGTGCTGCACAAACGCGTGATCGGCCAGAACGAAGCCGTGCGACTGGTTTCCGACGCCATCCGCCGTTCGCGCTCTGGCTTGGCCGACCCGAACCGGCCTTATGGTTCGTTTCTGTTCCTCGGGCCAACTGGTGTCGGTAAAACCGAGCTGACCAAATCGCTGGCCGAGTTCCTGTTTGATGCGGAAGATCATTTGATCCGCATCGACATGAGCGAGTTCATGGAGAAACACTCGGTGGCGCGCTTGATTGGGGCGCCGCCGGGATACGTCGGTTACGAAGAAGGCGGTTATCTGACCGAGGCCGTGCGGCGCAAACCGTACAGCGTGATCTTGCTGGACGAAGTCGAAAAGGCGCATCCGGATGTGTTCAACATCTTGCTGCAAGTGCTCGACGATGGCCGCCTGACCGATGGCCAGGGCCGCACGGTGGACTTCAAAAACACGGTGATCGTGATGACGTCCAACCTGGGCTCGCAACAAATCCAGGCGATGGCGGAAAACGATTACCAGGTGGTGAAGCTGGCGGTGATGGCTGAGGTCAAATTGCACTTCCGGCCCGAGTTTGTGAACCGGATTGACGAGGTGGTGGTGTTCCACGCGCTCGACCAATTGCAGATTCGCAATATCGCCCGGGTACAGCTAGACAGACTGCAACAGCGGTTGGCGCAAATGGAGATGGGCTTGGTAGTGAGCGATGCGGCGCTGGACATGATCGCCGATGCCGGATTCGATCCGGTGTATGGTGCGCGCCCACTAAAACGGGCGATCCAGACCGATATCGAAAACCCGCTGGCCAAAAAGCTGTTGAGTGGCGAGTTTGGGGCCAAAGACACCATCGCCGTGGATATAGACAACGGCAGCATGGTGTTCAGTAAACGCTGATCCAGCATCTTCGACAGCATCAAAAAAGACCCGCTTCGGCGGGTCTTTTTTTATCCATTTTTTTCTCTTTGATTACAAGAACGTCAAGCGACTATTGCCAACACTTTTGCCCAAGTAACGACGCGACATCAAGCCAGCATCTTTATATGATGAGCTATTGAAAGCTTCATCTCCAGCTCAGGAGGCCGCATGTCTACCGTTCTCATTCCAGTCGATGGCTCGCCGCAAGCGTTACGCGCTGTTCAGGCGGCGCTGGCGTTCAGCAATACCGAAAAATTTACCCGCGTCGTACTACTCAATGTGCAACCACCATTGCAAGGCCGGGTACGGGCGCTGATCAGCGAAGACCGTTTGTACGCCATTGCCCGTGATGAAGCCCGCAAGGCCATGGCAGCGGCCATTGATCTGGTGCAGCGGGCCGGAGTCATCCTGGAGCAACGCTTGATGATCGGGCCGGTGGCCGAAACCGTGATCGAAACCAGCCACAAAGTCGACGCCAGCCAGATATTCATGGGCACGCGCGGTCGTGGCGCGGCAGCGGCACTCTTGCTGGGCTCGGTGGCGGGCAAAGTGGTTCATCTGGCCGATGTACCGGTCACGCTGGTGAACTGATCGCTATCGACCAAGGAGCAACTCTTATGGCAAATATGAATATTCTGGTTCCAGTCGATGGCTCGGATAACGCCCAGCGCGCACTGGAACATGCAGCTAGTCTGGTGACACATAACCCCAATCTGGCACTGCGTCTCTTGAATGTGCAGCAACCGGGTCTGTATGCCTCGGTGCTGGAAGGCATCGAAGGCATGGAACCGATGACCCAACTGCTGCACCAGCAAGGCGAAGAAGTATTGGCGCCCTATATCGAATGGCTCAATGCCAAAGGGGTCGCCTTCTCCACGCGAGTGCGTCTGGGCAAACCGTTCAGCGTGATCTGCGAACAGGCTTCGCACCACGATTGCCAGCGAGTGGTGATGGGCACGCGTGGTAACGAAGGATTGGATCGCTTCATGCTCGGCTCAGTTGCAGCGCAAGTGGCCGCGACGGCACCGGTACCCGTCACGCTGATCAAGTAACACCCACATCATCGGCCGTTTGACCGGGTTTATGCTTCTCGGGTAGCGTATGCGTTTACCCCAAACGGCCGTGTCCTTACATGCAGATTCGCCCGCTTCAAGTGTCTGATCACACCGCCTGGCTTGCTCATTGGCAGGTCTATTGCGGCGGATACGACGCCACACTGGACCCACAAGTCACCGCCGCCACATGGCAGCGCATTCTGGATGCCAATGCGCCCATCCACGGGCTGGCCGCGGTGAACGACTCCGGCGAGCTGCTGGGTTTTTGCCACTTTGTTTGCCACCCGCATACCTGGAGTGCGCAAACCATCTGTTATCTGGAAGATTTGTTTGTCAGCGCCAGCGCGCGCCGTCTTGGCGTGGCTTCGGCGCTGATTGAGCATGTGCGCCAATTGGGTATTGCCCAGCACTGGTTTCGCGTTTACTGGATCACCGATGCTGGCAACGCAGCGGCGCAGGCGGTGTACGACAAGGTGGCCACGCGTACGGATTATGTCCGCTATGAAATTGCCCTGGGTAAACAGGCTGAGCTGGCCTGACACGCCAGGTAACCGAATCTTACCGATCGAGCTTTGCAATCCGGGAGCATTCAGCATGCAACTCAATGGCCAATGTCTATGTGGTGCAGTCCATTACACCGTTGAAGACGCCTTTGAATACGCCGGTTATTGCCACTGCATCCGCTGCCGGCGCCGTACCGGATCGGCCTTCAACACCTATGCCGGTATCAAAACCGGCCAACTTCAGCTAACCCAAGGCGCGGAACATGTACGCCACCAGGATGAAAGCGCCGAGGGTTACGATGCCCATTGCGCGCTTTGCCTGTCGCCGCTGTTTTCAATCGTGCGTGGCCGTGAGTATGTGCACGTGCGCATCGGTACACTGACCGACACTCCATCGCGTCAGCCGGATCACCACATTTACGTGGCATTCAAGGCGCCGTGGCATCAGATTACCGACCAGCTGCCGCAATTTGCCGAACTGCCCCCACCCTAAAAAACCGCCCCGCCAACAGCCTGCGGCATAAAGGCTGCGCGTGGTAAAATCGCGCCCTTGCCCATCCAGCATGCGTGGCTCACCCTGCGCGTAATCCATGCCCGCCTATCTTGCTCTTGATACTTCTACCGAACATTTGTCGCTCGCTTTATCCGGCGGCGCAGCAGGTCTGACCGTGCGCGACTGGCATGTCGGCCAGCGCCATGCCGAGTTGACCCTGCAAGCCATCGAGCAATTGCTGGCAGATACCGGTGTACAGCGTAGCGAGATCAGCGGTATCGCCTTCGGCATGGGGCCGGGCTCGTTTACCGGCCTGCGCATCGGTTGTGGCATCGCCCAGGGTCTGGCATTCGGTTTGAATATCCCGCTGCTGGGTGTCTCCACCTTGCAAGCGCTGGCCGCTCAATGTGAAGGCGAACAAGCTTATGTTTGCCTGGATGCGCGCATGAACCAGGTTTATTGCGCGGCTTATCGCAAACAAGACGGCCAGTGGCTGGAAACCGTGGCCGCGACGGTCTGTGACCCGGATGCAGTGCCGCTGCCAGAAGGCGAAGGCTGGATTGGCCTGGGTAGCGGTTTTGCCGCTTATGGCTCGTTACTGGCGCCGCGACTGGGCAATGCCATAGCCAGTATCGTGCCGGATCGCTTTCCGCATGCACGGGAGATTCTGGCATTGGCCACGCCATTGTTTGATGCCGGTAAAGGCTTGCCCGCCGATCAGGCTGAACTTTTATACCTGCGCGACAAAGTAGCGCTGAAAACCCACGAACGGGTTGCCAAGCCTTGAATATCCGCAAACTGCATCATGCCGATCTGGATGCCATCCTGGCCCTGGATGCCGAAACCAATCCCCACCCATGGGCATTGGGGCATTGGCATGACTCGCTGGAAAATCACACTTGCCTGGTACTGGAAACGGACGGCGAAGTCGCTGGCTTTGCCGTGGCCAGCCTGGTGCTGGATGAAGCCGAACTGTTGCTGATTGCAGTAGCGCCATGGCAGCAACGCCAGGGCTTGGGCCAGCGTTTGCTGGGCGGATTGATTGATCAGCTAAAGACCAAAGGTGCGCGCAGTCTGTTTCTGGAAGTGCGCGTGGGCAATCAACCCGCGCGGACTTTGTACGAAAAGCTGGGTGCTACCGCCACTGGCTTGCGTAAAGGCTACTATCCGGTACCCGGTGGCGGGCGCGAAGATGCGGTACTCTATACTTTTGATTTAACCGGAGCTGCCTGATGGGTCGGCGTGAACAGATTCTGCACGAAATGGGCTTTACGCCACTTTGGGTAGACCGCGAACGACTGCAGGCCTTCAAACTGGAAGAAGCCGCATTAGCAGCTGAAGCAGTCACCGCTGCCCTGCAGCCAACTGCCGTCACGCCATCGGCAAATACGCCGGTAACCGCCACGCACGCTGCGCCAGTTGTTACCCAGGCTCAACCACAAGCACCTGTTGCAGAATCTGCACGACCGGTCCGCGCAGCGCCATCCATCCCCGTTGTACCCGAAACCAGCGCCCGCGCCGCACCCGCGCCATTGGTCACAGCCGAGCCCGATGCCCGCAGTCTGGAAATCGGCCAGATGGATTGGCATGCGCTGCAGCAGTCCGTCAAAGGCTGTACCGCCTGCAAGCTATGCGAAGGTCGCAACAACACGGTTTATGGTGTGGGTAACGCCAACGCCGACATTATGGTGATTGGCGAAGCACCGGGCCAGCAAGAAGACCTGCAAGGCGAGCCTTTTGTGGGGGCTGCCGGGCAATTGCTGGACAATATGCTCAAGGCCATAGGCGAGCAGCGCGGCGAACGGGTGTATATCGCCAATGTGCTTAAATGCCGTCCGCCCAACAACCGCAACCCGTTGCCGGAAGAAGTGGCGCAATGCTCCCCATATTTGCGCCGCCAGGTAGAACTGGTCAAACCCAAAGTGATCTTTGCCGTGGGTCGCTTTGCCATCCAGACCTTGCTGCAAACCGACGCGCCGATCAGTTCTTTGCGCGGCACTTTGCATCACTATCAAGGCGTACCGGTAGTGGTGAGCTATCACCCGGCATATTTGCTGCGTAACTTGCCAGACAAAGCCAAGGCGTGGCGCGATTTGTTGTTGCTGCAGGCCACGTTCAAGGGTTTGTAACAGCACTGATGGCGGCGGATTGCACCGCCTACAGTGGCAGCCCGTTGCGAGTGTACGCCCGCCGCCACTGCTCGCTGTGGTGCAAGACGTCGGGCCAGAACGCCAGAAAATCCGCTTCAAACCCCTGATATTGCTCGATGAGTTCCTCGCCGCCGCCCACCATGGGATTAGGCCGGGACAAACGCCGCGTCGCCATATTGTCGATAGCGCGAGTAATCGATGCCACCTCGCGGTACGACGTGAGCCAGTCGTATTGCTGCATATGGGGCAGTATCTGCGCCAGCCTTTCCGGCAGTACGGTTTGATTCGCCCGCAGCAAGGTGTAAGTGTCGTTGGCAAAATCCGGCAGTGCCTGATCACTGAATTCGCTCCAGCGCGCGGCCAGAAAGTGGTCATAAAACATGTCGACCATGATTCCCGAGTAGCGCCGCCGTAGCGCGCTTACCCGTGCCCGGCTGGCCAGAAAAGCCGGGGGTTCATCCGCAAATACGTCAATACTGCGATGCAGGGCAACCCCTGCCGCAAGCGGCTCTGCCAGCTGACCCGGCAAGGGGCCTTTGACAAAATCGCCCAGCAGCCCACCCAGCCGATAGGCCGGTGCCGGTCCAGCAAGTAAAAGATGCGCAAGATAATTCATCGGTTTTGCAATGCAAGTCACTCTGGGTAGGCCAACGCGATGCTGGCCGCGAACTTTTTTCGCGAAATGCGCCCAACTACAGATCGGGGCACAGGCCGGATATTTATAGGCCCGCCCCAAAACCACCACTGCTGGAGCAGGCCGCCACCTATGACATGGATGAGAAGAACGCTGGCACTGGCGTTGACCGCACTAACCGGCAATCCGCATCGCAATATTCATTTCGACCCGGCCAAACCACATCATACGCCAACGGGATTTCGCAACCGTTACCCGCACGGCCGCCCTTCTGCCGATGATCTGCGGCGCTGGCGGGCCGAACGCAAAGCACACAATCTGCCGCCACCTCCCACAACTGATTTGTCCGCTATCGCGCCGCATCTGGACTTTATCCACCAGCGCCACGACGCCCCTGCCGTCACCTGGATCGGCCATAACACGCTGTTGCTACAGGTAGCCGGGCTCAATATTTTGACTGACCCGGTGTTTTCCGAACGCTGTTCGCCGGTGCCCTTTGCAGGCCCCAAGCGCCATCAGCCGCCCGGCGTGGCTTTGGCCGAGCTGCCACATATTGATCTGGTACTGATTTCGCATAACCACTATGACCATCTGGATCACGCCAGTGTGATGGCCTTGTCACGCCAGGCTGGCGGTCCGCCCACCTTTGCCGTCGCCCTGGGCATGGATGCCTGGATGAAGCGCAAGTTGCCACACCTACCGGCCGAGCGTTTGATCTATCTGGATTGGTGGGAAACCGCGCAAGCTGGCAAAGCCACGCTGACTTTCGTCCCGGTGCAGCACTGGAGTGCCCGCACGCCGCTGGACCGCAACGCCACGCTGTGGGGCGCCTGGGTGCTCGAAGTCGACGGCTTTCGCTTCTTTTTCTCGGGCGATCTGGGTTATTCAAAAGACATTGGTGATATCGCCGAGCGTTTCGATGGTTTCGATTTCGCCGCCATTGGCGTAGGCGCCTATGAGCCGCGCTGGTTTATGCAGAACCAGCACGTCAATCCGGAGGAATCGGTGCGGATACATCGTGAATTGCGCTCGCGCCTCTCCATGGGCATTCACTGGGGCACTTTTGAGCTAACCGATGAGCCGCTGGACCAACCCAGAGCCGATCTGGCGATTGCTTGCGAGGAACAAGGTCTGGCTCCCGGCGAGTTTTTTGTGCTGCGCCATGGTGAAACCCGTGAATTGCACGGTGCAAAGCTGGAAGTCCCACCATCCGAAATATGACAAATGAGTATTTTGTATCAGCGCTTGCAATCTGCAGCCCGCTTTGTATCAGCGGGCGAAAATTGGCGTAATTGATACTTGAAGATACAAACCTGGCGTGTGCCGCCGTGCAGCTTTGACATAATGGCCCTCCATGGAAACCCAAAACCCTTCGCGCATTCTGGTGGTCGATGACGACCAGGAAATCCGTACCCTGCTGGCCGACTATCTGGACTCCCACGGTTTTCGCACCGTGATGGCGGCAGACGGCACTGCCATGCAGCGGGCCCTGGAAACCAGCAAAGTTGATCTGGTGGTGCTTGACCTCACCCTGCCCGGTGAAGACGGCTTGACCTTGTGCCGCAATCTGCGTTCAACGTCGGCCGTGCCGGTGATCATCCTGACCGCACGCGGCGATCCGGTCGACCGCATTCTGGGACTGGAAATGGGTGCCGACGATTATCTGACCAAACCGTTTGAACCGCGTGAACTGGTCGCCCGGGTACGGACCGTGCTGCGCCGGACGTGGGCATTGCCGCCCAATCTGGATGCGCCGGACGCCATTGCCATGAATTTTGCCGGCTGGACGCTGGACCTGCGCGCGCGCCATCTGGTGCGACATGACGGCGTGCTGGTCATGTTGTCAGGTGGTGAGTTCCGGTTGCTGAAGATTTTGCTGGAACACCCGCAACGCGTCCTTAATCGCGACCAGATTCTGAATCTGACGCAAGGCCGCGACGCCGATCCGTTTGAACGCTCCATTGATTTGCAAATCAGCCGTTTGCGCCAAAAACTGGGCGATGATGCCCGCGCTCCGCAACTGATCAAGACCGTGCGCAACGAAGGCTACGTGCTGTCCGCCAGTGTCGCGGTAGAGCATTGAAAGTCCGCATGCAACTGATCCAGCGTTTTTTCGGTTCGATCACCAATCGCGTATTTCTGCTGTTGGCTTTGGGCATTGTTGTAGCCATTTTTGTCACCTTCTCGTTGGCCATGCGCGAAGACCGGCAAACCATGCAAACCATGCGTAACGAGCACGAAGCCGAGCGCGTCGCGCAATTTGTGCGATTAATGGAATCGGTCCCTGATGGTGTGCGCACGCAGATTGCCCAGTCAGGCATGCAAATCGGCTTGCACGCCACGCTGAGCCCGCCGCAACCGATGGCAGCACAGGAAGATGATTCACTGATCGCCTTGCTACGCAGCCGCTTGCCCAAAGGCGTGGTTCTACGGCAGGCTGGCGCCAATACTGAATGCCGCCGCCCCGAAACCATGGCGCCAGGCTTCTTTCGTGGCGGACCGGCATCGCCGGAACACCAGAGCTGCCATCTGATTGACCTGACGTTGAGTGATGGCACGCCATTGCATCTCACACTGGGTTGGTCCGCGCCGCCACCTGGCGAACAGCCACCGCCGCCACGGACCAATTTTCCCTGGCACTGGCTGGTGTTCTTTAGCCTGATTGCCCTGCTGGCGTATCTGGGTGCGCGCATGATCGTCAAGCCATTGCGCCGCATGACCTATCTGGCCGAAGAGTTGGGACGCAATATCGATCGCCCGCCACTGCCCGAAGAAGGCCCGAGCGAAATCCGCCACGCCATTGCTGCGGTCAACGGCATGCAAGTACAGATTCGGCGGCATATCGAGCAGCGCATGTTCATGCTGTCAGCCATTGCGCATGACCTGCAAACGCCGCTCACCCGGCTGCGACTGCGGCTGGAAAAGGTGAATGACGAAACCCTGCGCAAGCAATTGCTGGGCGACCTGGCCGCCATGCAGCAAATGGTGCGCGAAGGCCTCGATTTTGCCCGCAGCATGAATTCGGTCGAGACCTTCCAGAACATTGATATCGATTCCTTGCTGGAAACGCTCTGCGCCGACGCCGCCGACGCGGGGCAAGACGTGTCTTTTGCCGGGCACACCGGCGCGACGGTGCAAGCCAGCGTGAGCTCGCTCAAGCGTTGTATCGCCAACCTGATGGATAACGCGGTCAAGTACGGCGAATACGCCAGGGTAGAAGCCACCTTGGTCGGCAAACAGGTGGAAGTTCGGGTGAGCGACGGTGGCCCGGGCGTTCCGGCCAATCTGCTCGAAAGCGTGTTTGACCCGTTCTTTCGGGTTGAGAATTCGCGCTCCCGTGAAACCGGGGGAGTCGGGCTGGGATTGGCGATTGCGCGCAATATCGCGCAAAAACATGGCGGCAAGCTACGATTGGAAAATGGCTCTGTCGGTGCCGTCGCCGTACTGACTCTGCCGGTGGCAAAACAAGTCTGACCACCGCATCGGCCTGCATAACAAAACACCGTTTGTCGCCTTTACGGCTTGCGGATGCATCCCGGGTATTCGCAAGCCCGTACGTAACGTTGTAGCACCTCAGCGATCAAGACCATCAGGACGCAAGAAGATGTACCAGCAGGAACTGGATCTCGCCCGTGCGCGCCGGTTTGCCGAGCAATATCCTGCCCACTGTTTTTATCAGGGCAGAGGCCGTGGCTTGGGCGTAGCACTGACTTTCAGTGATGGCCCCGCTGCCACCACCGCGGCGCTGCTGGATATGCTACGGGTGCATCGAATTCCTGCGACCTTCTTCTGGCAAGGCGACCAACTGGCCCGTAATCACCAGTTACTGCGCCAAGCGCTGGCAGACGGGCACACCATTGGCAATCTGTCGTGGGATCACCCGCATGCCGAATCCCTGTCGGTGATGGACTTCTGGCTGCAGCAAATTCAGCGGACTGATGATGAATTTCAGCGTCTGGCCGGCATTCGCCCACGCCTGTTTCGGCCGCCCTATGCCGAACTGACACCAGAACAATTGCGTATTCTGGTGGAGCACGATTTCCGGGTCATGGGTTGGTCCATTGACCCGCGAAACTGGGAAAACCCGACAGCACCCGAACGCGCCATTGAAGTGACCGAACAAGTGTTACGTCAGGCTTATCCGCAATCGATTGTTCTACTGCACGAAGGGCCGGTGACACTGGATAACGTGGTGGAAGTGGTCGACCAGATCGTGCCCAGCCTGAAATCCCGCGGCTACCACTTCGTGACCGCCGACCAGCTGGTTGGCGTCAAACCCTACGCCTGAGTTCGCATCGCTTCGCGTCATCCCCCCAAAAAAAGTAACCAGAAACTCAATACGGCTTGTCACCCAGGATGGTGGCGCGATGCATGATGCGCCGGTGCGGCAGATAATCCGCCACTGCATAGTGTTGGGTGATGCGGTTATCCCAGAAAGCCACGTCGTTTTCTTGCCAGCGCCAACGCAGGGTGAATTCGGGCCGGGCAATATGCGCAAACAAAAAGTCCAGTAGTGCCTGGCTTTCCCGCGCGCTGAATTCATTAATACGGGTGGTAAAGCCATCATTTACAAACAGCGCTTTCTTGCCGGTTTGCGGGTGAGTGCGAATCACTGGATGGGTGATCGGTGGGTGTCTGGCGCGGCTGGCATGCCATTGCGCATGCACCTCTTCGCTCACGGCAAAGCGTGTTTCCGGGAAAGACTTGCCAAAGTCGTGGGTAGCCGTCAGGCCATCCAGCAAGTGTTGCAGCGGTGGGGAGAGCGCCTCGTAAGCAGCCGTGCCGCTCGCCCACAATGTATCGCCCCCCGTTGGCGGCAACTGTTTGGCAGCCAGGATCGCTCCCAGCGGCGGCGTTTCAATGAAAGTGACATCGGTATGCCAGTTGTCGTTATCAGGCAGATT
This genomic interval from Silvimonas soli contains the following:
- a CDS encoding sensor histidine kinase, whose amino-acid sequence is MQLIQRFFGSITNRVFLLLALGIVVAIFVTFSLAMREDRQTMQTMRNEHEAERVAQFVRLMESVPDGVRTQIAQSGMQIGLHATLSPPQPMAAQEDDSLIALLRSRLPKGVVLRQAGANTECRRPETMAPGFFRGGPASPEHQSCHLIDLTLSDGTPLHLTLGWSAPPPGEQPPPPRTNFPWHWLVFFSLIALLAYLGARMIVKPLRRMTYLAEELGRNIDRPPLPEEGPSEIRHAIAAVNGMQVQIRRHIEQRMFMLSAIAHDLQTPLTRLRLRLEKVNDETLRKQLLGDLAAMQQMVREGLDFARSMNSVETFQNIDIDSLLETLCADAADAGQDVSFAGHTGATVQASVSSLKRCIANLMDNAVKYGEYARVEATLVGKQVEVRVSDGGPGVPANLLESVFDPFFRVENSRSRETGGVGLGLAIARNIAQKHGGKLRLENGSVGAVAVLTLPVAKQV
- a CDS encoding polysaccharide deacetylase family protein yields the protein MYQQELDLARARRFAEQYPAHCFYQGRGRGLGVALTFSDGPAATTAALLDMLRVHRIPATFFWQGDQLARNHQLLRQALADGHTIGNLSWDHPHAESLSVMDFWLQQIQRTDDEFQRLAGIRPRLFRPPYAELTPEQLRILVEHDFRVMGWSIDPRNWENPTAPERAIEVTEQVLRQAYPQSIVLLHEGPVTLDNVVEVVDQIVPSLKSRGYHFVTADQLVGVKPYA
- the tauD gene encoding taurine dioxygenase; this encodes MTTLQFTPIGAALGAIIEGVNLAEPLSDGHFAALKDALLQYQVLFFREQPLTPLQQRNFARHFGDLHIHPIYPNVPDTPEVLILDTHDQNLPDNDNWHTDVTFIETPPLGAILAAKQLPPTGGDTLWASGTAAYEALSPPLQHLLDGLTATHDFGKSFPETRFAVSEEVHAQWHASRARHPPITHPVIRTHPQTGKKALFVNDGFTTRINEFSARESQALLDFLFAHIARPEFTLRWRWQENDVAFWDNRITQHYAVADYLPHRRIMHRATILGDKPY